In Trichlorobacter lovleyi, the DNA window TTCTCCTGCAGGCCGGTCTGGCCGACTGCGCCGGGATCATGGCCGCCATGACCCGGGTCCACCACAATCCGGCGAATCTTGGAGATGGCAGGGTGCTTTTTGGTTGATCTGGGAGCCCGTTCCGCCTTTGGCTCCTCCGCAGCGGTCCTGGCGGGGGGGGCAGCAGCGATACCGTCCAGGCTATGACTGGCCAGGGAACTCTCCAGCCGGCTGATCTCCGTTCTCCGGTCACCTCTGACATCGATAATCAGGCGCGCCGGATCTGAAAGGGGAAATATCTTGTAATCGCGGATGTTGTCCGTATCCAGTACCACCCGTACCACTCCCGGCTTGTACAGTGCCGCCCGGACGCCTTTCAGAAGGCCGTCGCCGATCGTGATATCACGCAGGCCGTTGCCCAGCCGGGTGTTTTGAAGGTCAATGAAGATCCGGCCCGGTTTGCCACTGCGACCGGCAGCCTTGTCCAGTTCGTGGCTTTCCCAGGTCACATCGCGGTCAAGGGTAATGGCGATCCGGGTATAGTCCGGGTTTGACCAGTGTTTCAGATCCAAGACCTGGGCCGGTTGCAGTTGAGAGGTTTTGAACTCTTTGGCGGGATTTTTCCGGCTGGTCTTGGCCGCAAGGTCAGCCGGGGCAAAGGCTGTCAAGGTCAGCAGGGTCAGCAGTAGAAATATGCATGCTCTCGGTCTGATCATCACACCATTTTCTTTAATTCATCCAGCAGATTCAAAGCTTCCAACGGTGTCATAGCAGAAATGTTCAGTTTTTTCAACCGTTCACGCAGCAGAGTAGGTTTGATTGTGTTTGAAATGCATAAACCAATTTGCCGGAAAGCCTGTTATTGGTGTGATGCCTGGTTCACCATTGCTCGGTTTTGATTTCCTTGATCTGATGAAAATGCTGATCACGGGTAACCAGAATGAGTTGATGCTGTTTGGCAAGGGCTGCTATCCAGATATCGTTTTCAGGGATAGGAGTGCCTTTGGCTCTCAGGTGCTCCTTGATTCGACCGTAATAGCGGGCTGTCTCTGCATCGCAGGCGAGAACCGCACTTTTCAGGGCAAAGGAGTCTATCCGTGCTCCATTTGCTTTGCTGTGTGTAGATTTGGCCGCACCAAAGTAAAGCTCACCAAGCACAATGGACGGGATGAAGATCCGGGGGGAGGCAGAGAGTTGGGCAATAATGGTTGAGTCGCTTGCAAAGAGTCCAATGACGATGTTGGTGTCAAGGAGATAGCTACCACTCATGATGGTCAACCTGCTCACATCCCTCTTGAATAGCCTGTGACATTGCTGCAAGGTCGTCAGCCGGGATGGTTCCGGCAAAGGAGAGCAGGCTTGAACCGGATGCCCCGCTGGGTGAGCTCATTTCCAAGGCACGCGCAAACTGAAGCACTTGAC includes these proteins:
- a CDS encoding N-acetylmuramoyl-L-alanine amidase, whose amino-acid sequence is MMIRPRACIFLLLTLLTLTAFAPADLAAKTSRKNPAKEFKTSQLQPAQVLDLKHWSNPDYTRIAITLDRDVTWESHELDKAAGRSGKPGRIFIDLQNTRLGNGLRDITIGDGLLKGVRAALYKPGVVRVVLDTDNIRDYKIFPLSDPARLIIDVRGDRRTEISRLESSLASHSLDGIAAAPPARTAAEEPKAERAPRSTKKHPAISKIRRIVVDPGHGGHDPGAVGQTGLQEKDVVLSIGLKLREKLREELGLDVVMTRSTDIFIPLEERTAIANKVNADLFVSIHANAAPNRNAAGIETYYLNLAKTEKVAQLAAKENGTSLEKVSTLQAILFDLMANYKLNDSAHLAEEVQKSLYKTNKSKYPDTKNLGVKQGPFYVLVGASMPSILTEVAFISNSTEESHLKDSSFHDLAADGILDGIRGYISSLK
- a CDS encoding type II toxin-antitoxin system VapC family toxin, which produces MSGSYLLDTNIVIGLFASDSTIIAQLSASPRIFIPSIVLGELYFGAAKSTHSKANGARIDSFALKSAVLACDAETARYYGRIKEHLRAKGTPIPENDIWIAALAKQHQLILVTRDQHFHQIKEIKTEQW